From a single Phragmites australis chromosome 7, lpPhrAust1.1, whole genome shotgun sequence genomic region:
- the LOC133923469 gene encoding uncharacterized protein LOC133923469, which translates to MGVDQGTTADPTDQRHGLFLAQALRQPRQPPRLQLAMQHQAQSRFPPQGFAGAAMPPQGIGGLAAVAASQAEAEAAARARAAEQMAFEDAWKASNPDLRTPFASVEDAVSRLLPYHVFAEYEDDEDGVDVGGATVTEKSSSQKCEDGMNATMEGFLADFEKQVLSFNVMTRRREEGFSRSEELLLLEMALYEDERRQTERVRAAFAQHQQEQREQQEAMRARQALAQAQAAGAWPLAQPAAAWQALASAKRGERGSCGQALGPAAVMQQQQQQEIMTTDTWQAIAAAASRGEGEPSGKALVQAVMMQQQQLEMIAAAASRGAGGPGGQALTPAVVMQLLQQQQQQEMMEADAWQLGGRQRYVAPHGDGSSSGQARPPPAVPAQGQGTGAAAGMAPPWRRRAESREQ; encoded by the exons ATGGGAGTAGACCAAGGGACGACGGCCGACCCCACTGACCAGCGTCACGGCCTCTTCCTAGCCCAAGCCCTACGGCAGCCGAGACAGCCGCCGCGACTCCAACTCGCCATGCAGCATCAGGCGCAGAGCAGGTTCCCGCCGCAGGGCTTTGCCGGCGCGGCAATGCCGCCACAGGGGATCGGAGGCCTCGCCGCGGTGGCAGCATCGCAGGcggaggccgaggcggcggcgcgagctCGCGCGGCGGAGCAAATGGCGTTCGAGGACGCATGGAAGGCCAGCAACCCGGACCTCAGGACGCCCTTCGCCTCCGTCGAGGACGCCGTCAGCAG GCTGCTGCCCTACCACGTCTTCGCGGAATACGAAGACGACGAAGATGGCGTCGACGTCGGCGGCGCCACCGTGACGGAGAAGTCAAGCTCGCAAAAGTGTGAGGACGGCATGAACGCCACGATGGAGGGTTTTCTCGCGGACTTCGAGAAGCAGGTGCTGAGCTTCAATGTCATGACCCGGCGGCGCGAGGAGGGCTTCAGCCGCTCCGAGGAGCTGCTCTTGCTGGAGATGGCGCTGTACGAAGACGAGCgacggcagacggaacgcgtGCGCGCGGCCTTCGCGCAGCACCAGCAGGAGCAGCGGGAGCAGCAGGAGGCCATGCGCGCACGCCAGGCGCTTGCGCAGGCGCAGGCCGCGGGAGCTTGGCCGCTGGCGCAGCCCGCCGCCGCGTGGCAGGCGCTCGCGTCGGCCAAGCGCGGCGAACGGGGCTCCTGCGGGCAGGCGCTGGGTCCGGCCgcggtgatgcagcagcagcagcagcaagagaTAATGACGACCGACACGTGGCAGGCaatcgcggcggcggcgtcgcgcGGCGAGGGGGAACCCAGCGGCAAGGCGCTGGTGCAGGCCGtgatgatgcagcagcagcagctggagATGATTGCGGCGGCAGCATCGCGCGGCGCGGGGGGGCCCGGCGGGCAGGCGCTGACACCGGCCGTGGTGATGCAGctgttgcagcagcagcagcagcaggagatgATGGAGGCCGACGCGTGGCAGCTGGGCGGGCGGCAGAGGTACGTGGCACCGCACGGTGACGGCAGCTCGAGCGGGCAGGCGCGGCCGCCGCCAGCTGTGCCGGCGCAGGGGCAGGGGACCGGCGCGGCCGCTGGGATGGCGCCGCCGTGGCGAAGGAGAGCGGAGAGTCGGGAGCAGTAG